The Dehalococcoidia bacterium genome has a window encoding:
- a CDS encoding YceI family protein: MRRLALAVGAATLLAIAAAAAGVAFFLSRSDPVELVTEAPSLPTDTAAVTPTSDLLHFVVVPEQSEASYIAREKLASLPVTSEAVGRTNAISGDIYLTRQGLASSPPSVLRVDLRTLRSDETRRDNYVRNNTLQADRFPYAEFVLERVDGFPPDYREGEEVALRLSGTMTIRGTSRPMTFDARARYGGGTLTGVAHATFKLSDFGLSPPNIAGFVTVEDEMRLQIVLVARLQG; this comes from the coding sequence ATGAGACGATTGGCGCTGGCCGTAGGAGCGGCGACGCTGCTGGCCATCGCGGCTGCCGCGGCGGGCGTCGCCTTCTTCCTGTCCCGGAGCGACCCGGTGGAGCTGGTAACGGAGGCCCCGTCCCTGCCCACGGACACCGCCGCCGTAACGCCCACTAGCGACCTGCTGCACTTCGTGGTGGTGCCGGAGCAGTCGGAGGCCAGCTACATCGCCCGCGAGAAGCTGGCCTCCCTGCCAGTGACGTCCGAGGCGGTGGGCCGCACGAACGCCATCAGCGGCGATATCTACCTGACCAGGCAGGGGCTGGCATCCTCGCCGCCGTCAGTGCTGAGGGTAGACCTGCGAACGCTGCGCAGCGACGAGACCCGCCGCGACAACTACGTCCGTAACAACACCCTGCAGGCCGACCGCTTCCCTTATGCCGAGTTCGTCCTGGAACGGGTCGATGGCTTTCCTCCTGACTATCGCGAGGGGGAGGAGGTAGCCCTGCGGCTGTCGGGGACCATGACCATCCGCGGCACCTCGCGGCCCATGACCTTCGACGCCCGTGCCCGCTATGGCGGAGGCACCTTGACAGGCGTAGCTCATGCTACCTTCAAGCTTTCGGACTTCGGCCTCTCCCCGCCCAACATCGCCGGGTTCGTGACGGTGGAGGACGAGATGAGGCTCCAGATAGTGCTGGTGGCCCGCCTGCAAGGCTGA